One Acetobacter ghanensis DNA window includes the following coding sequences:
- a CDS encoding FUSC family protein, producing the protein MPSLSFPLLDRIGRLRTFRPLGPPGVQRKLPMSWLLAPTPSAIGFALRTTAAALIALVIALWMELDDPQWAAMTVWIVAQGSRGESMSKARWRLVGTAIGVIMSITLISAFNQTAWLFFPALSIWLGLCCSLATLVRNFRSYALVLAGYTTAIIAIGAIPHPENVFMTAMSRATYIVLGIVCESTVAGLFAHNLAETARRNIRDKLRTALSNVSEAVSSLLAGDDEALIRSRAMFGPILSINDQIEFSEAEMGPHGHEGDHARAALAAVSVLLSRGLGMTVRLQYVQTDQPIFRETAAKVSAFLSGLPARLNTESGVRTILRDLQLLRAECHQQIVDALTHEIGSAFTLEDEHAQISALLDGRILHNAMDELLGELEQAIREYDASQHFIRGDHFHFRLQSHVDKREAAYNGVRAAVALSAAGLVWECTAWPTGLGFITFVAIVCGLFATRENPVVATTQFMIGGVWAALVAFFLVFFVLPTQANYEMLVATLAIPMFAGGLAARNASTALHSAAYTLLLPNFVHPLNQGRVDEVTWFNSTWAILLGVFFAVLIFRAVLPFNSAGERWRMRRTLLRDLRTLASADPMPMTRDWIGRNIDRFARLIRHAGPTPSPTIEGCLQGTLAAMTIGLNIIRLRALLQRNQIPPPARRAIEIVMKRMSHFTGKYGHTAHAARVATSALRRMEAAEPNISTRIELTRAIAYLIVVSHELDANAVFLDASRPYRAV; encoded by the coding sequence GTGCCCAGTCTTTCTTTTCCCCTGCTTGACAGGATCGGTCGCCTGCGCACCTTCCGCCCGCTAGGCCCACCCGGAGTACAGCGTAAACTGCCCATGAGCTGGCTGCTTGCGCCCACGCCTTCGGCCATCGGGTTTGCATTGCGCACAACGGCTGCCGCCCTGATTGCTCTGGTCATTGCCTTGTGGATGGAGCTGGACGACCCGCAATGGGCCGCCATGACCGTATGGATTGTGGCGCAGGGTTCTCGCGGGGAGAGCATGTCCAAGGCGCGCTGGCGTCTGGTCGGCACAGCCATTGGGGTGATCATGTCCATCACCCTTATTTCTGCCTTTAACCAGACTGCGTGGCTGTTCTTCCCCGCACTCTCCATCTGGCTGGGGCTGTGCTGTAGTCTGGCTACTCTTGTCCGTAACTTCCGCTCCTATGCGTTGGTGCTGGCGGGCTACACAACGGCCATTATTGCCATTGGCGCCATCCCCCACCCCGAAAACGTGTTCATGACCGCTATGTCCCGCGCAACATATATTGTGCTGGGCATTGTGTGCGAGAGCACCGTTGCGGGCCTGTTCGCCCATAATCTGGCGGAAACGGCCCGCCGCAACATCCGTGACAAACTCCGTACCGCCCTAAGCAACGTGTCCGAAGCCGTATCCAGCCTGCTGGCGGGGGATGACGAGGCGCTGATCCGCTCACGCGCCATGTTTGGCCCGATCCTGTCTATTAACGACCAGATTGAGTTTTCCGAGGCCGAAATGGGCCCCCACGGGCATGAGGGGGACCATGCGCGTGCTGCACTGGCGGCGGTTTCCGTCCTGCTTTCACGCGGGTTGGGCATGACCGTGCGCCTGCAATATGTGCAGACCGACCAGCCCATCTTCCGCGAGACGGCTGCCAAGGTTAGCGCATTTCTAAGCGGCCTTCCCGCCCGATTGAATACGGAAAGTGGCGTACGTACCATTCTGCGGGACCTGCAACTGCTCCGTGCGGAATGCCACCAGCAGATTGTGGACGCCCTAACGCACGAAATCGGGTCCGCCTTTACACTGGAAGATGAACACGCCCAGATTTCTGCCCTGTTGGATGGCCGAATCCTGCACAACGCCATGGATGAACTGCTGGGCGAGCTGGAACAGGCCATTCGTGAATACGATGCCAGCCAGCACTTTATTCGGGGCGACCACTTTCACTTCCGGCTCCAGTCCCATGTGGACAAGCGCGAGGCCGCCTATAATGGCGTGCGCGCCGCAGTCGCACTGAGCGCCGCCGGGCTGGTATGGGAATGCACGGCGTGGCCGACCGGGCTTGGGTTTATTACGTTTGTCGCCATTGTATGCGGTCTGTTCGCCACGCGTGAAAATCCGGTTGTTGCTACAACACAGTTTATGATTGGCGGCGTATGGGCTGCACTGGTCGCATTTTTTCTGGTCTTTTTTGTGCTGCCAACACAGGCCAATTACGAAATGCTGGTGGCCACACTGGCCATTCCCATGTTTGCTGGCGGCCTTGCTGCACGTAATGCCAGCACTGCACTCCATTCCGCAGCCTATACCCTGCTGCTGCCCAATTTTGTGCATCCGCTCAATCAGGGCCGCGTGGACGAAGTCACTTGGTTTAACTCCACATGGGCCATTCTGCTTGGGGTGTTTTTTGCGGTGCTGATTTTCCGCGCCGTGTTGCCGTTCAATAGTGCGGGTGAGCGCTGGCGTATGCGCCGGACCCTGCTGCGCGACCTGCGCACACTGGCCTCGGCCGACCCCATGCCTATGACGCGCGACTGGATTGGCCGCAACATTGACCGTTTTGCCCGCCTAATCCGCCATGCTGGCCCCACGCCCTCCCCTACAATCGAGGGCTGCCTACAGGGCACATTGGCGGCCATGACCATCGGGCTGAACATCATCCGCCTGCGCGCCCTCCTCCAGCGCAACCAGATTCCGCCTCCAGCACGCCGGGCCATTGAAATTGTGATGAAACGGATGAGCCACTTTACCGGCAAGTACGGCCACACGGCCCATGCCGCCCGCGTGGCCACAAGTGCATTGCGCCGGATGGAAGCGGCCGAACCCAATATTTCCACCCGTATCGAACTCACCCGCGCCATTGCCTACCTGATTGTTGTCTCCCACGAGCTAGACGCCAACGCCGTATTCCTGGACGCCTCCCGCCCTTACCGGGCTGTCTGA
- a CDS encoding cytochrome c-type biogenesis protein → MTPLRKLAACLLGLCLMATPALVLAVDDPSEMLANPQQEARAQAIGAQLRCLVCQNESIEDSSAGLARDLRRVVREHVAKGEDNKQIMDWMVTRYGNFIRLKPAFSAGTLLLWSMPVLALLLGCGTAFMFYRRRATAPPPPPLNEEEKARLARLTKD, encoded by the coding sequence ATGACGCCCCTCCGCAAACTGGCCGCCTGCCTGCTCGGCCTATGCCTTATGGCAACACCGGCACTGGTGCTGGCGGTGGACGACCCATCCGAAATGTTGGCAAACCCACAGCAGGAAGCCCGTGCGCAGGCCATTGGCGCCCAGCTACGCTGCCTAGTCTGCCAGAATGAATCCATTGAGGACAGCAGCGCAGGACTGGCGCGGGACCTACGCCGCGTTGTGCGTGAGCATGTCGCGAAGGGGGAGGACAACAAGCAGATCATGGACTGGATGGTTACCCGTTATGGTAATTTTATCCGCCTCAAACCTGCTTTTTCTGCTGGGACGCTGTTGCTTTGGTCCATGCCGGTGCTGGCCTTGCTACTGGGGTGTGGCACGGCCTTCATGTTTTACCGTCGCAGGGCTACCGCACCACCGCCCCCGCCTCTGAACGAAGAAGAAAAGGCCCGTCTGGCCAGACTGACAAAGGACTGA
- a CDS encoding YidB family protein: MSDFFQNIVGKVESVLGGEVQTLVKQQLQSLTQPQTIQTLLDRADQVGLGDKVRSWISQSGNVPATPDEIRAILGSSTVHDLVEKTGLPADAVVTALVHFLPDAVDKHTPEGVLPAADTTKSA, encoded by the coding sequence ATGTCTGACTTTTTTCAGAATATTGTGGGTAAGGTGGAGAGTGTTCTGGGGGGAGAAGTCCAGACGCTTGTCAAACAGCAGCTCCAGTCTCTGACGCAGCCGCAGACAATTCAAACCCTACTGGATCGGGCCGATCAGGTCGGGTTGGGTGACAAGGTGCGTTCGTGGATCAGCCAGAGCGGCAATGTGCCCGCCACCCCGGATGAAATTCGCGCCATTCTGGGGAGCTCCACCGTGCATGATCTGGTGGAAAAAACAGGCCTGCCCGCAGATGCCGTGGTGACGGCGCTGGTGCATTTTCTGCCCGATGCTGTGGACAAACACACGCCAGAAGGCGTGCTGCCTGCAGCCGATACCACCAAGAGCGCCTGA
- a CDS encoding DsbE family thiol:disulfide interchange protein, which yields MTTPSDNLTRRRLLMALPLAGAGIAGVAFWKMLDGMEHGSFNPHDINAPVLDRPVPDFTLAPLPPADGFTAQDLQQITKPVLVNFFASWCIPCLAEMPTLMTLKDKLTMWGIAYKDKPENAASFLRHSGNPFTRLGDDHDGRAGIEWGISGVPETFLIGPGGVIRWHTAAPLTDETINKVLLPLVHRLQTP from the coding sequence ATGACCACACCTTCGGACAATCTGACCCGCCGCCGCCTGCTTATGGCCCTGCCGCTGGCTGGAGCTGGCATTGCGGGTGTTGCGTTCTGGAAAATGCTGGACGGCATGGAGCACGGGTCCTTTAACCCGCACGACATCAATGCCCCGGTGCTGGACCGCCCCGTGCCAGACTTTACGCTTGCCCCTCTCCCTCCGGCTGATGGTTTTACCGCACAGGACCTGCAACAGATTACCAAACCCGTGCTGGTCAACTTTTTTGCGTCATGGTGCATTCCCTGTCTGGCAGAAATGCCAACTCTCATGACGCTCAAGGACAAGCTGACCATGTGGGGCATAGCCTACAAGGACAAGCCAGAGAATGCTGCCAGCTTCCTGCGGCACTCAGGCAACCCCTTTACCCGTCTGGGTGATGACCATGATGGGCGGGCTGGCATTGAATGGGGCATTTCCGGTGTGCCTGAAACTTTTCTAATTGGCCCCGGCGGCGTTATCCGCTGGCATACCGCTGCCCCGTTAACGGACGAGACCATTAACAAGGTTCTTCTTCCTTTGGTGCACAGGCTGCAAACACCATGA
- the ccmI gene encoding c-type cytochrome biogenesis protein CcmI, producing MIWFSIGLLSLLALAPAIFTLWKRTRAIRDERSTALALHEAQLAEVDRDLAIGLIAPAEHDVAILEIQRRILSADAAPSTARANSSAMLGWFGLAATPALAIGLYLTNGAPGLPAQPLGPRLAAQHMQNRKTDALIAQLQQAMATLPADDPNRRQGYLLLGQLQASSDHYAQAAEAWNQALALGFDPELAARTAEAMTRANHHVTAQALALFRKALDAAPKDADWRPAVQGRIAQGEHDQENP from the coding sequence ATGATCTGGTTTTCCATAGGGCTGCTCAGCCTGCTTGCACTGGCACCTGCCATTTTTACACTCTGGAAACGTACCCGCGCCATTCGGGATGAACGCAGTACCGCACTTGCCCTGCACGAAGCCCAGTTAGCCGAAGTGGACCGTGACCTTGCCATCGGGCTCATAGCACCCGCCGAACATGATGTGGCCATACTGGAAATCCAGCGCCGTATTCTCTCGGCAGATGCAGCACCCTCTACGGCACGGGCAAACAGTTCAGCCATGCTGGGGTGGTTTGGTCTGGCGGCAACACCTGCCCTTGCCATTGGACTTTACCTGACCAACGGTGCACCCGGCCTGCCTGCCCAACCTCTGGGGCCTCGGCTGGCTGCTCAACATATGCAAAACCGTAAGACGGATGCGCTTATTGCGCAGCTTCAGCAGGCAATGGCAACTTTACCTGCCGATGACCCGAACCGGCGGCAAGGCTACCTGCTGCTTGGCCAGCTACAGGCATCGAGCGACCATTATGCGCAGGCAGCAGAGGCATGGAATCAGGCGTTGGCTTTGGGGTTTGACCCCGAACTAGCCGCGCGCACGGCAGAGGCCATGACGCGGGCGAACCACCACGTAACAGCTCAAGCTCTTGCCCTCTTCCGCAAGGCGCTGGATGCAGCCCCCAAGGATGCGGACTGGCGGCCTGCGGTACAGGGCCGCATTGCACAAGGCGAGCATGATCAGGAAAATCCCTGA
- a CDS encoding FUSC family protein — MGTVSLSLAFSSLKSSIFRTSAGFLGPYRPLDGPLRWLFAPKASDLGFALRTTCAAFLALTLALWMEMDSPQWAAMTTWIVAQNSRGQSLSKAKWRLIGTCIGACAGVALLCALPQEPWVLFPILALWSGGCCAFATFLRNFRSYALVLVAFTTTIIVLSGANQPDNIFMIALSRATYITLGIVCESFLAALFAPRLETVAHEHIRSHLLDALHGACIGVSDLLRGQADGLLRSRALLSSIPSMADQTEFSEIEMGPYSHAGDHARAGLAAISAFLARGIALNVHMQATSPLPAGFQPQLDGILTLLANLADKLAKAPSIETALQARDVLRTHITLSKQHGMDILGQFQILQKNIPAPHPPAMPCWKAAFCKLPWSSFWSNWTGCWRILLRLRQIPPKTTSALTATRKKM, encoded by the coding sequence GTGGGTACGGTGTCTCTTTCCCTTGCATTTTCATCCCTTAAATCCTCCATCTTCCGCACATCTGCCGGATTTTTAGGCCCATACCGGCCGCTTGATGGACCGCTTCGCTGGCTTTTTGCCCCCAAAGCTTCGGATCTGGGCTTTGCATTGCGCACAACCTGCGCTGCGTTTCTGGCCCTTACACTGGCTTTGTGGATGGAAATGGACAGTCCACAATGGGCTGCCATGACCACATGGATTGTGGCGCAGAACTCTCGGGGGCAAAGTCTTTCCAAAGCCAAATGGCGGTTAATTGGCACGTGTATTGGCGCATGTGCCGGTGTTGCTCTGCTGTGCGCCCTGCCGCAGGAGCCATGGGTGCTTTTTCCCATTCTGGCCTTATGGAGCGGTGGCTGCTGCGCTTTTGCAACGTTTTTGCGGAACTTCCGCTCCTACGCGTTGGTGTTGGTCGCGTTTACAACCACCATTATTGTGCTTAGCGGCGCCAACCAACCCGACAATATTTTTATGATCGCGCTTTCACGCGCCACGTATATTACGCTTGGTATTGTCTGCGAGAGCTTTCTGGCCGCCCTGTTTGCCCCGCGCTTGGAAACAGTCGCCCACGAGCACATCCGCTCCCACCTGCTGGACGCGCTGCATGGTGCCTGCATAGGGGTGAGCGATCTGCTCCGTGGGCAGGCCGATGGTCTGCTCCGCTCCCGTGCGCTGTTAAGCAGTATTCCCAGCATGGCGGACCAGACCGAGTTCAGCGAAATAGAAATGGGCCCCTACTCCCATGCGGGCGACCATGCGCGCGCGGGGCTGGCTGCCATTTCCGCTTTTCTGGCCCGCGGTATCGCCCTGAATGTTCATATGCAGGCCACATCCCCTTTGCCTGCGGGGTTTCAGCCCCAATTGGATGGCATACTCACCCTGCTTGCCAATCTGGCTGACAAGCTTGCAAAAGCGCCTTCCATCGAGACGGCTTTGCAGGCGCGTGATGTGCTGCGCACCCACATTACCCTCAGCAAACAACATGGCATGGACATACTGGGCCAGTTCCAGATTTTACAAAAAAACATCCCGGCCCCACACCCGCCAGCCATGCCCTGTTGGAAAGCCGCATTCTGCAAGCTGCCATGGTCAAGCTTCTGGTCGAACTGGACCGGGTGCTGGCGCATATTGTTGCGGCTGAGACAGATACCCCCAAAGACCACTTCCGCTTTGACCGCCACCCGGAAAAAGATGTGA